One genomic segment of Halanaerobiales bacterium includes these proteins:
- a CDS encoding FAD:protein FMN transferase: protein MKNKIAIIIILLIITISLFLIVQQTENKEKLYTEKVFIMDTVVEIKIISENDGNDIISESIKIIKDWNKRLDRYNNNSMISKINNYGESGVEVSSEMRELFFRLKEYAKLTEGNFDPTIAPLIDIWGFGEGENKIPDKNDIKSALQLINYNDIKIDKGNNKIYLPKESKIDLGAAAKGFIIDKVYEYLKENNIDNFFINAGGNIRVSGLNTLKNRKWTIGIRKPRFNNQIYNDYILEISKGAIATSGDYERYFIKNNKRYSHLLDPNTGYPARELQSVTIYSSNAMSADILSTALFIMGWENAKKEIKKSDNIAGFLIKDGEIWYSEDFEDIFTKN from the coding sequence ATGAAAAATAAAATTGCAATAATAATTATTTTATTAATTATAACTATTAGTTTGTTTTTAATAGTACAACAAACTGAAAACAAAGAAAAATTATATACTGAAAAAGTATTTATAATGGATACTGTAGTTGAAATTAAAATTATCAGTGAAAATGATGGTAATGATATTATTTCTGAATCAATAAAAATTATTAAAGACTGGAATAAAAGATTGGATCGTTATAATAATAATAGTATGATTTCTAAAATAAATAATTATGGGGAATCTGGTGTTGAAGTATCTTCTGAAATGAGAGAATTATTTTTTCGGCTAAAAGAATATGCAAAATTGACTGAAGGTAATTTCGATCCAACTATTGCCCCTTTAATTGATATCTGGGGGTTTGGAGAAGGAGAAAATAAAATTCCTGATAAAAATGATATAAAAAGTGCATTGCAATTGATTAACTATAATGATATAAAGATTGATAAAGGTAATAATAAAATCTATTTACCTAAAGAAAGTAAAATAGATTTAGGAGCGGCAGCTAAGGGTTTTATCATAGATAAAGTTTATGAATATCTAAAAGAAAATAATATAGATAATTTTTTTATAAATGCTGGAGGAAATATTCGAGTATCTGGATTGAATACCTTAAAGAATCGAAAATGGACTATTGGAATTAGAAAACCGAGATTTAATAATCAAATTTATAATGATTATATTCTTGAGATTTCTAAAGGAGCTATTGCCACTTCAGGAGATTATGAGCGCTATTTTATTAAAAATAATAAAAGGTATTCACATTTACTCGATCCCAATACCGGTTATCCAGCTCGTGAATTACAGTCAGTTACTATTTATAGTTCTAATGCTATGAGTGCTGATATTTTATCTACAGCACTATTTATTATGGGCTGGGAAAATGCTAAAAAAGAAATAAAAAAATCTGATAATATTGCAGGATTTCTTATAAAAGATGGAGAAATATGGTATAGTGAAGATTTTGAGGATATTTTTACCAAAAATTAA